The genomic stretch TCATGGTGGTGCTGGCCCGGAGCACGTCGACGACCAGCACGGTCGAAGCCCGGAGCTGGGACGGGTTCAGCGCCTCAGCCGTGGGCGCGACGTCGATCAGCACGCCCTAGCTCTGACGGTCTCGGAGGGCGCGGATCCGGAGACGGAGCGCGTTCAGGTTGATGAACCCCTCGGCGTCCCGCGGGCGATAGACGGAATCGGCCTCGAAGGTGGCGAAGTCGGTCCGGTAGAGCGAGCGCGGCGAGCGACGCCCGGTGACGATGACATTGCCCTTGTACAGGCGCAGCCGCACGCTTCCGGTGACGTCGCCGGCGCACTCGTCCAGGAAGGTCTGCAGGGCCTGCCGCTCGGGGGCGAACCAGAAGCCGTAGTAGATCATCTCCGCGTAGCGCGGCACGAGCGAATCGCGCAGGTGGAGCACCTCGCGGTCGAGCGTCAGCGACTCCACCGCCCGCCGGGCGACGTGGAGGATCGTGCCCCCGGGCGTTTCGTACACGCCGCGAGACTTCATGCCGACGAAGCGGTTCTCGACCACGTCCACGCGGCCGATGCCGTGCTCGCCGCCGACCCGGTTCAGCCGCGTCAGCAGCAGGACCGGCCCCAGCCGCTCGCCGCCCAGGGCGACTGGATCGCCGTGCTCGAAGTCGATCACGATCTCCTCCGGGACATCGGGCGCCGCCTCCGGCGAGCTGGTCAGCAGGAACATCTTGTCGGGCGGCGCCGCCCAGGGGTCCTCCAGGAGGCCGCCCTCGTAGGAGATGTGGAACAAGTTGCGGTCGGTGCTG from Candidatus Methylomirabilota bacterium encodes the following:
- a CDS encoding argininosuccinate synthase, which codes for MPDPKRVVLAYSGGLDTSVILRWLIERYRCEVIAFCADLGQGEEVLPLRDKALRTGAASVHVVDLREEFVRDFIFPMLRANAVYEGGYLLGTSIARPLIARAQVEIARRESADAVAHGATGKGNDQVRFELTYAALAPHLRVIAPWREWELTSRTALIEFARRHDIPVPVTTERPYSTDRNLFHISYEGGLLEDPWAAPPDKMFLLTSSPEAAPDVPEEIVIDFEHGDPVALGGERLGPVLLLTRLNRVGGEHGIGRVDVVENRFVGMKSRGVYETPGGTILHVARRAVESLTLDREVLHLRDSLVPRYAEMIYYGFWFAPERQALQTFLDECAGDVTGSVRLRLYKGNVIVTGRRSPRSLYRTDFATFEADSVYRPRDAEGFINLNALRLRIRALRDRQS